One Doryrhamphus excisus isolate RoL2022-K1 chromosome 17, RoL_Dexc_1.0, whole genome shotgun sequence genomic region harbors:
- the LOC131105323 gene encoding transmembrane protein 106B-like: MGKSQSHLPKHRDDCQDALTTNTEYGENHTQEDGKNGEVSQFPYVEFTGRDSVTCPTCQGTGRIPRGQENQLVALIPYSDQRLRPSRTKLYVMISVSVCLLLSGLAVFFLFPRSIDVSYVGVKSAYVAYDHQKQIIYLNITNTLNITNNNYYAVSVTNITTQVEFSKTVIGKAKFNNSTVIVPLGLRQLDYTVPTIIADELNYMFDYCTLQSIRVHNMVVMIQVTVTTTFFGHAEQVSQEMYQYVDCGGNTTSLHGHMEVTM, translated from the exons ATGGGGAAGTCCCAGTCACACTTGCCCAAGCACAGAGACGACTGTCAGGATGCGTTGACGACAAACACAGAGTATGGTGAGAACCACACACAGGAGGATGGAAAGAATGGAGAGGTGTCACAGTTCCCCTATGTGGAGTTCACTGGACGGGACAGCGTGACTTGTCCCACCTGCCAGGGCACCGGGCGAATCCCACGAG GTCAGGAGAATCAGCTGGTAGCTCTCATTCCATACAGCGACCAAAGACTGAGGCCCAGCAGGAC aaagctttatgtgaTGATTTCGGTGAGTGTTTGCCTGCTGCTGTCTGGCCTGGccgtcttcttcctcttccctcGCTCCATCGACGTCTCCTACGTGGGCGTGAAGTCGGCCTACGTGGCCTACGACCACCAGAAACAAATCATCTATCTCAACATAACG AACACTCTAAACATCACCAATAATAACTACTATGCTGTATCCGTGACCAACATCACCACCCAAGTGGAGTTCTCCAAGACTGTGATCGGCAAGGCCAAGTTCAACAACAGCACCGTGATTGTGCCGCTGGGCCTGCGACAG CTCGACTACACAGTTCCCACCATCATTGCGGATGAATTAAATTATATGTT TGACTACTGCACACTGCAGTCCATCAGAGTGCACAACATGGTGGTCATGATACA GGTTACCGTGACGACTACATTCTTTGGCCATGCCGAGCAGGTCTCCCAGGAGATGTACCAGTATGTGGACTGTGGGGGGAACACCACATCCTTACATGGTCACATGGAGGTCACCATGTAA
- the seraf gene encoding von Willebrand factor D and EGF domain-containing protein — protein MTPPRLTPPPPCTHLLPAWWASCRGAPGCLDTQALSVMAFTATAGLGFLLLASLVSLCWARSDAPRGVAQGFVFDPKATCEPRCAHAGVCIRNDTCLCSRGYEGDYCQYANCYPKCKNGGVCLRPGKCRCPPGFGGRYCHKVTCDGGCWNGGECNAVNGVARCICPSSWTGSKCQEAICPQGCRNAGLCVAPGICNCPEGWLGGACHIAECTLPCLNGGKCISPNKCRCRPPYLGPRCEERKRRH, from the exons ATGACCCCTCCCCGTCTGACACCTCCGCCTCCTTGTACTCACCTCCTGCCTGCTTGGTGGGCGTCGTGCCGTGGGGCTCCTGGATGTCTTGATACTCAGGCTTTGTCAGTCATGGCTTTTACGGCGACGGCGGGATTGGGATTTCTCCTCCTGGCCTCCTTGGTGTCGCTGTGCTGGGCTCGCTCGGACGCACCCCGCGGGGTGGCGCAGGGCTTTGTCTTTGACCCCAAGGCGACGTGCGAGCCCCGATGTGCACATGCCGGAGTGTGCATTCGCAACGACACCTGTCTCTGCTCCAGAGGATACGAGGGCGACTACTGCCAGTATG ccaaCTGCTATCCTAAATGTAAGAACGGAGGCGTGTGTCTTCGTCCTGGAAAATGCCGCTGTCCTCCAGGGTTTGGAGGGAGGTACTGTCACAAAG TGACGTGCGATGGTGGATGTTGGAATGGAGGCGAATGCAATGCCGTCAACGGAGTGGCTAGGTGCATCTGCCCCTCCAGCTGGACGGGGTCCAAATGCCAAGAGG ccATTTGCCCCCAAGGCTGCAGGAACGCGGGTCTCTGTGTGGCCCCTGGAATCTGCAACTGTCCTGAAGGCTGGCTGGGCGGAGCCTGCCACATTG CTGAGTGCACTCTGCCGTGCCTGAATGGAGGGAAGTGTATTTCGCCCAACAAATGCCGCTGTCGCCCCCCGTACTTGGGCCCTCGCTGTGAGGAGAGGAAGAGACGCCACTAG